From a single Arachnia propionica genomic region:
- a CDS encoding MFS transporter, translating into MDSKGREVDWGAVAMAATVMIVEGYDLVIYGNTLPIMLKDAGLGLSVGAAGVVGSAVFVGMLLGGLSVGLLVRRLGVRNMLMLGIGCFSLAMAGAALAHQPWALGFLRLLAGWGLGAVMPACMAMTRQSATSRSGPFAISAVMAGIPLGGIVASSFTYLGAGTLGWRGLFGVGALLGVLLLPFVSMFAERVTAHGDGAATPRQGRLVPPPFGLSLLLDAWPRSASSSPSTAL; encoded by the coding sequence ATGGATTCCAAAGGTCGAGAAGTCGACTGGGGCGCGGTGGCGATGGCTGCAACCGTCATGATCGTCGAGGGGTACGACCTTGTGATCTATGGCAACACCCTCCCGATCATGCTCAAGGATGCAGGGCTGGGGCTCAGCGTGGGGGCGGCAGGTGTGGTCGGTTCAGCCGTATTCGTCGGCATGTTGCTGGGAGGCCTCAGCGTGGGCCTTCTGGTGCGACGTCTCGGGGTCAGAAACATGCTCATGCTCGGGATCGGGTGCTTCTCGTTGGCCATGGCCGGAGCCGCACTGGCCCATCAGCCTTGGGCACTTGGCTTCCTGCGCCTCCTGGCGGGTTGGGGACTGGGTGCCGTCATGCCCGCCTGCATGGCCATGACGCGGCAGAGTGCCACTTCGCGGTCGGGCCCGTTTGCCATTTCGGCCGTGATGGCAGGTATCCCCTTGGGCGGGATCGTGGCCAGCTCGTTCACTTATCTCGGGGCAGGGACGTTGGGGTGGCGTGGCCTGTTCGGTGTGGGGGCGTTGCTTGGTGTGCTCCTGCTCCCCTTCGTCTCAATGTTCGCTGAGCGGGTCACCGCCCACGGTGATGGAGCTGCGACACCGAGGCAGGGTCGACTTGTCCCTCCCCCTTTCGGTTTGTCGTTGCTGTTGGATGCCTGGCCACGTTCTGCTTCCTCCTCACCTTCTACGGCCTTGTGA
- a CDS encoding AMP-binding protein, translating into MTITGIVPPVAMLWLEALELNTHDLSSLEVIQVGGAKLSEEVARRITPSFNCRLQQVFGMAEGLVNYTRFSDSDELVVTTQGRPISPDDEILIVDDNDVPVPPGESGHLLTRGPYTIRGYLASPEHNAKAFTREGFYRTGDIVRMVGPNLQVTGRSKDQINRGGEKIAPEEVENLLLSHPSILEVCVVGIPDQLLGERIKAHVVLKEGHDVDVRELRRHLLDKGIASFKMPDIFQFNNELPRTAIGKTASMKLRQEEVSTSVEQR; encoded by the coding sequence GTGACGATCACGGGAATCGTCCCCCCAGTGGCCATGCTCTGGCTGGAGGCTCTGGAGTTGAACACGCACGACCTGTCCTCCTTGGAGGTCATCCAGGTCGGCGGGGCCAAGCTGTCAGAGGAAGTGGCCAGAAGAATCACCCCCTCCTTCAACTGCCGACTGCAACAGGTTTTCGGCATGGCTGAGGGGTTGGTCAACTACACGCGGTTCAGCGACTCCGACGAATTGGTTGTCACTACCCAGGGGAGGCCAATCAGTCCGGATGACGAGATCCTGATCGTCGATGACAACGATGTTCCCGTCCCGCCCGGGGAGTCAGGACATCTGTTGACCCGTGGCCCCTACACGATCCGCGGCTATCTGGCCTCCCCCGAACACAATGCCAAGGCCTTCACCCGGGAGGGGTTCTACCGGACCGGGGACATCGTGCGGATGGTTGGGCCCAACCTGCAGGTGACAGGACGTTCCAAGGACCAGATCAATCGGGGCGGGGAGAAGATCGCTCCCGAGGAGGTGGAGAATCTGTTGCTTTCCCACCCGAGCATTCTTGAGGTCTGCGTCGTGGGGATCCCTGATCAACTTCTGGGAGAGCGGATCAAGGCGCATGTCGTCCTGAAGGAGGGGCACGACGTCGATGTCCGGGAGCTCAGAAGGCACCTCTTGGACAAGGGCATCGCGTCCTTCAAGATGCCGGACATCTTTCAGTTCAACAACGAACTACCACGTACCGCGATCGGCAAGACGGCGAGCATGAAGTTGCGCCAAGAGGAGGTTTCAACGAGCGTGGAACAACGCTGA
- a CDS encoding helix-turn-helix domain-containing protein, whose amino-acid sequence MGRPPVFSPETKTRIVLSVLSGEVSVAEAARKEKVSEQSISRWKAEFLEAGKTALAAGKSGPSTREAQLEARVEDLTLALGEAAVELRVWKKSAEGRLGPSKTSR is encoded by the coding sequence ATGGGACGACCACCGGTGTTCAGTCCGGAGACCAAGACCCGGATCGTGTTGAGCGTGCTGTCCGGCGAGGTGTCGGTCGCTGAGGCAGCCCGGAAGGAGAAGGTTTCCGAGCAGTCGATCAGCCGCTGGAAGGCAGAGTTCCTCGAAGCGGGCAAGACCGCCCTGGCGGCCGGCAAGTCCGGTCCTTCGACGCGAGAGGCCCAACTTGAGGCCCGGGTTGAAGACCTCACCCTGGCGCTGGGTGAGGCTGCGGTAGAGTTGAGGGTCTGGAAGAAGAGCGCTGAGGGTCGGCTGGGCCCTTCGAAAACCTCGAGGTAA
- a CDS encoding Gfo/Idh/MocA family protein, producing MQEINVGLIGGGFMGKAHSLAYAAMPMFFWPAPAIPVRRIVAEADADLAAVAAKRFGFERSTADWREIVEDPDVHVVDIATPNNLHAEAAIAAAQAGKHIICEKPLARTSQEAKAMYEAAKGAGIVHMVAFNYRRTPAVALAKKYIEEGAIGRILSFRGTYLQDWSADPDSPLSWRFQKSIAGSGALGDIATHVIDMARYLVGEVASVNAIMNTWIADRPVQAEGADLLGTSKNSGGPRAEVDVDDEVMTMLKFADGAVGSVEATRNAYGRNNFITLEIHGTEGSIHFNYERRDELQVCFASDGSDRRGFRTVYTGPAHPYGDALWPIPALGIGYGETKIIEAHDFIKAIVEGGTVSPNFADGYQIALIEDAIAASAASGSWVDVPSIDG from the coding sequence ATGCAGGAAATCAATGTGGGACTCATCGGCGGCGGGTTCATGGGCAAGGCCCATTCGCTCGCCTACGCCGCGATGCCGATGTTCTTCTGGCCGGCGCCGGCCATTCCGGTACGCAGGATCGTGGCCGAGGCCGACGCCGATCTGGCAGCCGTGGCGGCGAAGCGGTTCGGGTTCGAGCGCTCGACCGCGGACTGGCGCGAGATCGTCGAGGATCCTGACGTTCACGTCGTGGACATCGCGACTCCGAACAATCTGCACGCGGAGGCGGCCATCGCGGCTGCTCAGGCGGGCAAGCACATCATCTGTGAGAAACCCTTGGCGCGGACCTCCCAGGAGGCCAAGGCGATGTACGAAGCGGCCAAGGGCGCGGGAATCGTGCACATGGTGGCCTTCAACTATCGACGCACCCCGGCGGTGGCGTTGGCCAAGAAGTACATCGAGGAGGGGGCCATTGGCCGAATCCTCAGTTTCCGTGGGACCTACCTCCAGGACTGGAGCGCTGACCCCGACTCGCCGCTTTCGTGGCGCTTCCAGAAGTCCATCGCAGGCTCCGGCGCCTTGGGGGACATCGCCACCCATGTGATCGACATGGCGCGGTATCTGGTGGGCGAGGTTGCCTCCGTCAACGCGATCATGAACACCTGGATCGCGGATCGGCCGGTCCAGGCCGAAGGCGCTGATCTTCTCGGGACGAGCAAGAACAGCGGTGGACCTCGTGCTGAGGTGGATGTCGACGATGAGGTGATGACGATGCTGAAGTTCGCGGACGGCGCCGTCGGTTCGGTGGAGGCCACTCGCAATGCGTATGGCCGGAACAACTTCATCACGCTCGAGATCCATGGGACGGAGGGCTCCATCCACTTCAACTATGAGCGACGCGACGAACTCCAGGTGTGCTTCGCCAGCGATGGTTCGGATCGGCGTGGCTTCCGCACGGTGTACACCGGACCGGCGCACCCCTACGGCGATGCCCTGTGGCCGATCCCGGCCCTGGGAATCGGGTACGGGGAAACGAAGATCATCGAGGCGCACGACTTCATCAAGGCGATTGTGGAGGGCGGCACGGTGAGTCCGAATTTCGCTGACGGTTATCAGATCGCGCTGATCGAGGATGCCATCGCTGCCTCGGCGGCCTCGGGCAGCTGGGTCGACGTGCCGTCGATCGACGGATGA
- a CDS encoding TetR/AcrR family transcriptional regulator translates to MATQRSARGLARMAAIVEAAVVVFARDGVDRATTNAIAAEAGISPGSLYQYFTDRTDILRAVVHDYLTRLSEVYQGVWPTIGAATPRRDLISTLLHPLAEFKRANATFTLIYAHPNLPASLRQEVDGVNQAFAARLVTLLAERNPDLPRDDLELAARQASAVFRGSLPLLGTVTGDEHRDTQELCTVIDAYLASRGID, encoded by the coding sequence GTGGCGACCCAACGTTCAGCCCGCGGCCTGGCCCGGATGGCCGCCATCGTCGAGGCCGCCGTCGTCGTGTTCGCCCGCGACGGAGTGGACCGGGCGACGACGAACGCCATCGCGGCCGAGGCGGGCATCTCCCCCGGCTCGCTGTACCAGTACTTCACCGACCGCACCGACATCCTGCGGGCCGTCGTCCACGACTACCTCACCCGCCTCAGCGAGGTCTACCAAGGGGTGTGGCCCACGATCGGCGCGGCCACTCCGCGTCGGGATCTGATCTCGACCCTCCTCCACCCACTGGCCGAGTTCAAGCGTGCCAACGCCACCTTCACCCTCATCTACGCACACCCGAATCTGCCGGCGTCGCTGCGCCAGGAGGTCGACGGCGTGAATCAGGCCTTCGCGGCCCGCCTCGTCACCCTCCTGGCCGAACGCAACCCCGACCTGCCAAGGGACGACCTCGAGCTTGCCGCCCGCCAGGCCAGCGCCGTCTTCCGCGGCAGCCTGCCGCTGCTCGGCACCGTCACGGGCGACGAGCACCGCGACACGCAGGAACTCTGCACGGTCATCGACGCCTATCTGGCCAGCCGGGGAATCGACTGA
- a CDS encoding aldo/keto reductase, with the protein MRRIIGGIETFPIGLGCMGMTMSYGPVDKAEAAATVQAAVDAGVTLFDTAQMYGGGRNEAFIGPLLEPFRDDIVLATKSGIRTRFGGLPVGLDGRPESIRKGLDASLKRLRTDRVDLYYLHRVDPKVPLEDSVGALADGVHAGKVRAIGLSEVTGSQLRRAHAVHPVAAVQMEWSLFSRTLEDDVLPVARELGVGIVTYSPLGRGMLTGSPAATTNLSLLDYRRILPRWRKENLAANLRTLDIIGQVAARHDATLGQVALAWVLARGDDVVPIPGTKRRRHLKENLAALELRLSAEDLVELDRIRAQGDRYGRLGVSAGE; encoded by the coding sequence GTGAGACGAATCATCGGAGGCATCGAGACCTTCCCCATCGGGCTCGGCTGCATGGGCATGACCATGTCCTACGGGCCCGTCGACAAGGCCGAGGCGGCAGCGACGGTGCAGGCCGCCGTCGACGCGGGCGTCACCCTGTTCGACACCGCCCAGATGTATGGCGGTGGCCGGAACGAGGCATTCATTGGCCCTCTGCTGGAACCGTTCCGCGATGACATCGTCCTCGCCACGAAGTCCGGCATCCGGACCCGCTTCGGCGGCCTGCCAGTCGGGCTCGACGGCCGCCCCGAGTCCATCCGCAAGGGACTCGACGCGTCACTGAAACGGCTGCGCACCGACCGGGTCGACCTGTACTACCTGCACCGGGTCGACCCGAAGGTGCCCCTCGAGGACAGCGTCGGTGCGCTGGCCGACGGCGTGCATGCGGGCAAGGTGCGTGCCATCGGGCTCAGCGAGGTCACGGGGAGTCAGCTCCGTCGCGCCCACGCCGTGCACCCCGTCGCAGCCGTCCAGATGGAGTGGTCGCTGTTCTCCCGCACCCTCGAGGACGACGTGCTGCCGGTTGCGCGGGAGCTCGGGGTCGGGATCGTCACCTACTCACCGCTCGGCCGGGGCATGCTGACCGGGTCGCCCGCGGCGACGACCAATCTTTCCCTCCTCGACTACCGCCGCATCCTGCCGCGCTGGCGCAAGGAGAACCTCGCCGCGAACCTCCGAACCCTGGACATCATCGGGCAGGTCGCGGCCCGCCACGACGCCACCCTCGGGCAGGTCGCCCTGGCCTGGGTGCTCGCCCGAGGCGACGACGTCGTCCCGATCCCCGGTACCAAACGCCGCCGCCACCTCAAGGAGAACCTCGCGGCGCTGGAGCTCCGGCTCAGCGCGGAGGATCTCGTCGAACTCGACCGGATCCGCGCCCAGGGCGACCGGTACGGCCGACTCGGGGTGAGTGCGGGCGAGTGA
- a CDS encoding YeiH family protein produces the protein MTRARSNSPATKGPASSRVGRLLPGCAVCLAAAGIGYGINLFLPSVSALIIAIVLGVLLTNVVRIPEALSPGIDFSAKKLLRAGIILLGLKLSLTSIIDLGVPMLLVVACIVTGGMLGTVLLGRLLRVPPTLSLLIACGFSICGAAAVAGAAGVTDPNDEAEEDTITAVALVVIFGTLMIPLVPLVAGLLGLDVVTAGKWAGGSTHEIAQVVAIGGVIGGGALAVAVVVKLARVLLLAPVIAVLSFRQRRLQRSEVPGRRASRTKLPPIVPPFILGFLAMVLLRSFVALPGTALGAGETLQVLLLAAAMFGLGCGVRVRNLLKVGLRPFVLAAASTLLVAVIAHTGVALTG, from the coding sequence ATGACGCGTGCACGATCCAATTCCCCCGCGACGAAAGGCCCGGCTTCTTCCCGGGTTGGGAGACTACTCCCCGGGTGTGCGGTGTGCTTGGCCGCTGCCGGAATCGGCTACGGAATCAACCTATTCCTGCCTAGTGTCAGCGCGTTGATCATCGCGATCGTGCTGGGGGTACTCCTGACCAATGTCGTCCGCATCCCGGAGGCCCTCTCCCCCGGTATTGATTTCTCGGCGAAAAAGCTACTGCGCGCGGGGATCATCCTTCTCGGGCTCAAGTTGTCGTTGACCAGCATCATCGACCTGGGTGTGCCGATGCTGCTGGTGGTCGCGTGCATAGTCACGGGCGGAATGCTGGGAACGGTTCTGCTGGGAAGGCTGCTGCGGGTTCCTCCGACCCTCTCCTTGCTGATCGCCTGCGGATTCTCCATCTGCGGGGCCGCCGCCGTGGCGGGGGCCGCCGGGGTCACCGACCCGAACGACGAGGCCGAGGAGGACACCATCACGGCGGTGGCGCTGGTAGTGATCTTCGGAACCCTGATGATTCCCCTCGTGCCGCTCGTGGCGGGCCTGCTCGGCCTGGATGTCGTGACCGCCGGGAAGTGGGCGGGCGGCTCCACCCACGAGATCGCCCAGGTGGTGGCGATCGGGGGTGTGATCGGCGGTGGGGCGCTGGCCGTCGCGGTCGTCGTCAAACTCGCTCGTGTGCTGTTGCTGGCGCCCGTGATCGCGGTCCTGAGTTTCCGGCAGCGCCGGCTTCAACGATCGGAGGTGCCCGGGCGGCGGGCGTCGCGCACGAAACTTCCCCCGATCGTGCCGCCTTTCATCCTCGGGTTCCTGGCGATGGTGCTGCTGCGTTCCTTCGTGGCGTTGCCTGGGACGGCGCTGGGCGCCGGTGAGACGTTGCAGGTCCTGCTGCTGGCGGCCGCCATGTTCGGGCTGGGGTGCGGGGTGAGGGTCAGGAACCTCCTGAAGGTCGGCCTGCGCCCCTTTGTCCTGGCGGCCGCATCGACGCTGCTGGTCGCGGTGATCGCCCACACCGGGGTCGCGCTGACCGGCTGA
- a CDS encoding sugar phosphate isomerase/epimerase, which translates to MKLGYCSITWGGVVGHPAGVTSVKDLFYLAHGDTLRAVREIGEVGYRGIEMFDGNVAEFEGEPRVLTDALQASGLELVSVYTGANFIYADILPDELHRVRRAAQLAATFGAKRLVVGGGARRAAGTTDEDYDRLGRSLDTVCEIAEEHGLEASYHPHLDTIVENPDELEIIMKRSRIAFCPDTAHLAAGGGDPAEIIRRYPDRVKHMHLKDFQPEPFNFLPLGEGVLDLPDIVSAIAEAGYDSWLMVELDEYDGDPQEAARISRNYLEKVLADAGIPCN; encoded by the coding sequence ATGAAACTGGGCTACTGCTCAATCACCTGGGGTGGCGTGGTGGGTCATCCCGCCGGGGTCACCAGCGTCAAGGACCTCTTCTACCTGGCTCACGGGGACACCCTCCGAGCTGTCCGGGAGATCGGAGAGGTCGGCTACCGGGGCATCGAGATGTTCGACGGGAACGTCGCCGAGTTCGAAGGGGAGCCGCGCGTCCTCACCGACGCGCTCCAAGCCTCTGGGTTGGAACTCGTCAGCGTGTACACGGGCGCCAACTTCATCTACGCCGACATCCTTCCGGACGAGCTGCACCGGGTGCGTCGGGCTGCGCAGTTGGCCGCGACGTTCGGGGCGAAGCGGCTGGTGGTCGGGGGAGGCGCCCGTCGTGCCGCTGGTACCACCGACGAGGACTATGACCGGCTGGGACGCTCGCTGGACACCGTCTGCGAGATCGCTGAGGAACACGGCCTCGAGGCCAGCTATCACCCACACCTCGACACCATCGTCGAGAATCCGGACGAACTCGAGATCATCATGAAGCGAAGCCGGATCGCCTTCTGCCCGGACACCGCGCACCTCGCTGCCGGTGGCGGGGATCCGGCCGAGATCATCCGCAGGTACCCCGATCGGGTCAAGCACATGCATCTCAAGGATTTCCAGCCGGAACCCTTCAACTTCCTGCCCCTGGGTGAGGGCGTGCTGGATCTCCCTGACATCGTCTCGGCCATTGCCGAAGCGGGCTATGACAGCTGGCTGATGGTGGAGCTGGACGAGTACGACGGCGACCCGCAAGAGGCTGCCCGCATCAGCAGGAACTACCTGGAGAAGGTGCTGGCGGATGCCGGCATCCCGTGCAACTGA
- a CDS encoding MFS transporter, whose amino-acid sequence MTWLPQLMTELRVPLEGALQLALVLNAGGVIGSLSTGFVATRLGSLRTLGCAGLICAAMLILIPSGLVSGAGLMVLVTVLGMVAPTTQNLVNALVAEIVPAQSRAASLGRTLGVGRLGAITAPLIGSWLLAHIPRGSGLQGGAGSVFVTFAGVCLLGVAISLLFPWGARHARAQEITNEIG is encoded by the coding sequence GTGACTTGGCTTCCTCAACTGATGACCGAACTCCGGGTACCCCTTGAAGGTGCCCTGCAGTTGGCGCTCGTGCTGAACGCAGGTGGTGTCATCGGCTCCCTGTCCACTGGATTCGTGGCGACGCGACTCGGATCCCTGAGAACCTTGGGCTGCGCAGGACTCATCTGTGCTGCGATGCTGATCCTCATACCCAGCGGGTTGGTCTCGGGGGCAGGGCTGATGGTGCTCGTCACTGTGCTCGGCATGGTTGCCCCGACGACACAGAACCTCGTCAATGCCCTCGTAGCCGAGATTGTTCCCGCGCAGAGTCGGGCAGCGAGTCTGGGGCGCACCCTGGGGGTGGGACGTCTCGGTGCCATCACCGCGCCGTTGATCGGCTCTTGGCTGTTGGCCCACATCCCGCGAGGGAGTGGTCTGCAGGGGGGAGCCGGCTCGGTCTTCGTCACCTTTGCCGGTGTGTGTCTTCTCGGGGTGGCCATCTCCTTGTTGTTCCCATGGGGTGCGCGCCACGCCCGTGCCCAGGAGATCACGAACGAAATCGGATGA
- a CDS encoding L-serine ammonia-lyase, iron-sulfur-dependent, subunit alpha translates to MHTLPASATRPTSLVSPRPLSVVDLFRVGIGPSSSHTVGPMRAGVAFVSELAGSPRANEVRRITIDLFGSLGATGRGHSTDRAVLLGLAGHAPETVSIPEVESLLPALADSGRLPLAGIAQVPFDITKDMRFIPRTVLPYHVNALTITACNAVGEVLLRRTYYSIGGGFVMEQTNDDPQAPLVRPLDRAVSDEDSPQPDLPHPFNKAMELLNACDRSGLSIAQLVYENETAMRPEEEVDAYLDLVANTMFDCIDAGLQEYGILPGGLNVLRRAGTLAKRLREREACQPRELPDSMEWAATYADPMRSMDWVNLYALAVNEENAAGHRVVTAPTNGAAGVIPAVIGFLTCYCPEAGVPFGMFTPLDQDGRFPFRLSPADREGNSTKRRRAVHRFLLAGAAVGSLIKTNASIAGAEVGCQGEVGSASAMAAAGLAQALGGTPRQVENAAEIAMEHSLGLTCDPVAGLVQVPCIERNAIAASKAINAARMAMWGDGRHTVSLDVVIETMRQTGKDMLSKYKETSEGGLAVNVVEC, encoded by the coding sequence ATGCACACGCTCCCGGCATCAGCGACGAGACCGACCTCCTTGGTTTCCCCACGCCCACTCTCCGTGGTCGATCTGTTCCGCGTGGGCATCGGCCCCTCCTCCTCCCACACGGTTGGACCGATGCGCGCCGGGGTGGCCTTCGTCTCGGAATTGGCAGGTTCGCCGCGAGCCAATGAGGTCAGACGCATCACTATCGACTTGTTCGGTTCTTTGGGGGCCACGGGCCGCGGTCACAGCACCGACCGGGCTGTCCTGCTGGGTCTCGCAGGTCACGCCCCCGAGACCGTGTCGATTCCCGAGGTCGAATCCCTGCTGCCGGCCTTGGCCGACTCGGGCCGGCTGCCCCTGGCCGGGATCGCACAGGTACCGTTCGACATCACCAAGGACATGCGTTTCATCCCCAGGACGGTGCTGCCCTACCACGTCAATGCCTTGACGATCACCGCCTGCAACGCAGTCGGCGAAGTGCTGCTGCGCCGCACCTACTACTCGATAGGTGGCGGGTTCGTTATGGAGCAGACCAATGACGACCCTCAGGCCCCGCTGGTGCGTCCCTTGGATCGGGCGGTCTCGGACGAGGATTCTCCGCAGCCCGATCTTCCCCACCCTTTCAACAAGGCCATGGAATTGTTGAACGCCTGCGACAGGTCCGGTCTGTCGATTGCCCAGCTGGTCTACGAAAACGAGACCGCCATGCGACCCGAAGAAGAAGTGGATGCCTACCTCGACCTCGTCGCAAACACGATGTTCGACTGCATCGACGCCGGACTTCAGGAGTATGGAATCCTTCCGGGCGGCCTCAACGTGTTACGCCGCGCCGGAACCCTGGCGAAGCGGCTGCGAGAACGTGAGGCCTGCCAGCCCCGCGAACTCCCGGATTCCATGGAGTGGGCCGCCACCTACGCGGATCCGATGCGGTCCATGGACTGGGTGAATCTCTACGCCTTGGCGGTCAACGAGGAGAATGCGGCCGGTCATCGCGTGGTCACCGCCCCGACGAACGGTGCAGCCGGCGTGATCCCTGCCGTCATCGGGTTCTTGACCTGCTACTGCCCGGAGGCCGGTGTGCCTTTCGGGATGTTCACCCCCCTCGACCAGGATGGCCGTTTTCCTTTCCGCCTTTCCCCTGCGGACCGGGAGGGGAACAGCACGAAGCGACGCAGGGCAGTGCATCGTTTCCTGTTAGCCGGCGCCGCCGTCGGTTCCCTCATCAAGACGAACGCATCCATCGCAGGAGCGGAGGTCGGCTGCCAAGGCGAGGTGGGTTCAGCCTCAGCCATGGCAGCCGCGGGTCTCGCGCAAGCCTTGGGAGGCACACCCCGCCAGGTGGAAAATGCGGCGGAGATCGCTATGGAGCATTCACTGGGCCTCACCTGCGACCCGGTCGCCGGACTAGTACAAGTTCCATGTATCGAACGAAACGCCATCGCCGCCAGCAAAGCCATCAACGCCGCCCGCATGGCTATGTGGGGGGATGGACGCCACACCGTGAGCCTGGACGTCGTGATCGAGACGATGCGCCAGACCGGCAAAGACATGCTCTCGAAGTACAAGGAGACTTCGGAGGGAGGGCTGGCCGTCAACGTCGTGGAGTGCTGA
- a CDS encoding integrase core domain-containing protein, whose amino-acid sequence MSTTRFCQLLDIPERTWRRWQARARSGKPVKSPWPAPARDQHRAAVVAMASKYPAWGHRKIWAMVRHDGHHVSPSTVLRIMADEGLLLRADYQKQRRELAKQRKAAFAAPPTGPNQVWQFDFSDYETTGGGTWRVAGVADYYSKYEFGWHWSPTVNQHDAIAGVELALAEAETMLNGISLVDHLTDPATGEIVPITLVTDNGGPFRSFRFEHFITAHPELRHIRTRVRTPGQNGVRERAFQSLKYERLYREQIDDALDLAREADAYRTEFNTIRPHQALAWNRPSQVHRGLADPTSPNFPEPEILPTT is encoded by the coding sequence ATGTCGACCACGAGGTTCTGCCAGCTACTCGACATTCCCGAACGGACCTGGCGACGCTGGCAAGCCAGGGCCCGCTCCGGGAAACCAGTCAAAAGTCCTTGGCCGGCTCCAGCACGCGACCAGCACCGGGCGGCGGTGGTCGCGATGGCCAGCAAGTATCCCGCCTGGGGACACCGCAAGATCTGGGCCATGGTCCGCCACGATGGACATCATGTCTCGCCGTCGACGGTGTTGCGGATCATGGCCGACGAAGGATTGCTGCTTCGCGCTGACTACCAGAAACAGCGCCGTGAGCTCGCCAAGCAACGCAAGGCGGCATTCGCCGCACCACCCACGGGACCAAACCAGGTCTGGCAGTTCGACTTCTCCGACTACGAGACCACCGGTGGTGGGACCTGGCGGGTCGCCGGGGTCGCGGACTACTACTCCAAGTACGAATTCGGCTGGCACTGGTCCCCGACGGTGAACCAGCACGACGCGATCGCCGGTGTCGAACTCGCTCTCGCGGAGGCCGAGACCATGCTCAACGGCATCAGCTTGGTCGATCACCTCACCGATCCCGCCACTGGTGAGATCGTTCCGATCACCCTGGTCACCGACAACGGCGGACCTTTCCGCTCGTTCCGCTTCGAGCACTTCATCACCGCGCATCCCGAGCTCAGGCACATCCGGACCCGGGTCCGCACTCCCGGGCAGAACGGTGTCCGCGAACGTGCCTTCCAGAGCCTGAAGTACGAGCGGCTCTACCGCGAACAGATCGATGATGCACTCGACCTGGCCCGCGAAGCCGATGCTTACCGCACCGAGTTCAACACCATCCGCCCACACCAAGCACTCGCCTGGAACCGGCCCTCACAGGTTCACCGCGGCCTGGCCGACCCGACATCCCCCAACTTTCCCGAGCCCGAAATCCTGCCAACTACTTGA
- a CDS encoding ABC transporter ATP-binding protein: MRQLLSIDTDFPIVLEDATKRFGSVQALAGLDLRVRRGTVHGFLGPNGAGKSTTIRALLGQIRLNGGRAAVFGADPWRAAPLIHEHIAYVPGDTVLWPGLTGGECIDLMGHLQGSQDRSRRDQLIERFELDPRRRVGGYSKGNRQKVALISALATRASLLLLDEPTSGLDPVMERRFVETIREIAAEGRTILLSSHIMSEVELLCHEVTIIRAGRAIVTDSLDNLRDHAHVRIGARLDRPLPDGILPEGTVHATNDDPLRLDLSVPPDDVMPVVSALVSSAPHGLTITPANLDDLFWQRYEGNLR, from the coding sequence ATGAGACAGTTACTTTCAATTGATACTGACTTTCCCATTGTGTTGGAGGATGCGACCAAGCGTTTCGGCAGCGTCCAGGCGCTCGCAGGCCTCGACCTGAGGGTCCGGCGCGGCACCGTGCACGGTTTCCTCGGGCCGAACGGCGCGGGAAAGTCGACCACGATCCGGGCCCTTCTGGGCCAGATCCGCCTGAACGGCGGCAGGGCCGCGGTGTTCGGGGCCGACCCCTGGCGCGCCGCCCCGCTGATCCACGAGCACATCGCCTACGTTCCCGGCGACACTGTCCTGTGGCCCGGGCTCACGGGCGGCGAGTGCATCGACCTGATGGGGCATCTCCAGGGCAGCCAGGACCGGAGCCGACGCGACCAGCTGATCGAACGCTTCGAACTCGATCCCCGGCGCCGGGTCGGCGGTTATTCCAAAGGCAACAGGCAGAAGGTGGCCTTGATCTCGGCTCTGGCGACTCGGGCCTCCCTGCTGCTGCTGGACGAGCCGACCTCCGGCTTGGACCCAGTGATGGAACGCCGTTTCGTGGAGACGATCCGAGAGATCGCTGCCGAGGGCCGCACGATCCTGTTGAGCAGCCACATCATGAGCGAGGTGGAATTGCTCTGTCACGAGGTGACGATCATCCGAGCCGGGCGCGCCATCGTCACCGACTCCCTCGACAACCTCAGGGACCATGCCCATGTGCGCATCGGGGCGCGGCTCGATCGTCCATTGCCCGACGGAATCCTCCCGGAGGGAACGGTGCATGCAACGAACGACGACCCGCTGCGGCTGGATCTCTCGGTGCCACCCGATGACGTGATGCCAGTCGTCTCCGCGCTCGTGTCATCGGCTCCCCACGGGTTGACCATAACCCCTGCGAACCTGGACGACCTGTTCTGGCAGCGCTACGAGGGGAACCTCCGATGA